The Arachis duranensis cultivar V14167 chromosome 9, aradu.V14167.gnm2.J7QH, whole genome shotgun sequence genomic sequence TGTCGTGTGACCTTCATCAGCCACAACGACTTCAATTCACCAATTATTAGCACCGTCGCGCGACCTCCATCAGCCACAACGAGCCGACGTTGTAGAGTGCGAGGATGGGGTCTCCGACGAGGACTAGATTCCGTGACTTCGCAAGAAGATTGGAAGAGAATTTCATCCACTGGTGGTTGTTGTCGTCAGAGAACCAGAGGACGGGAAGTTTGCTGAGGACTATCACTGATGACTTCAACACCTAGTTCTACAATGATACCCTTCAGAACCTTCATCTCTTCTCTCATTTTCTGATACCCTTCTTCATTGTTGCTGgcgctgttgttgttgttagagAATGTGAAAAGAAGAATAGATGAAATGGTGGACTTGCATCTTGTGGATTGAATTTGTGGTTTTGGATCTATTTCTTCTGTGATGATGTGGTTGTGCTGGCTCAATTGGTTTCTGGTTCTTCTCTATTTGATGTGTTATGCTACTGTTGTTGGTGCTTCTATTGTAACAACACGCATATttcagagagagaaagagatatGTAATGATGTTGCGGATGATGATAAGAGTAATTTGAGATTTTTAGGTGATTTTTTAgcgttataatttttttgtgcataACTCATATTTCATAAatacaaatggtaattttcttcttttataaataaatgtgTCAACTTTTTTAACTTTAgtagataaaaattataatttactcttttttctattaaatatttgactaagcataATTTAGTCGTTTGTGGTATAGTTGATACCTAATTTccttattctctttttcttccttaCCTGTGTGGCTAACAAAGCCTCAACACATtgaaggaaattaaaaaaaaaataaaaaaaaaacatttttattaatattaaccaTTATTTAATAAATCACATCCTACTCAACAAATTTAGCATACAAACTACAACAAAAatgtgaaaaacacaaaaagaattGGCTTGCTCTTTGAAAGCAAGCTTTTCGAGCTTGCAATTTGGATGTGATGCATCAATTGAAAGGCTACAATTCGATGTGGAGAAGTCAGATAGCCTACTTCTTGAGTATGGTGACCTCCCGTAAGAAGAGTTTCGAGCAATAAACTTACAGAGTTTCTTGCACTCGAAGGCCTGCAAATGAGTTCACAAGTTTGAGCTTTACAATTCAAAATTATCTAAGCTCAAACAGTTTCAGTGAATATATATACTTTCATGAACAATTAATATGAAGTACAAAATGAATTTTTCCAGTGATATCAATGTTCAACAATGATATAAGCTACCTTGCACTACTCTTTCTAGCATTACTCATGGCAGTTTCATGGGCAGCCTCTTGCATCATGATAAGCTTGGCATAGACTCTATTTTCGCCTTTGGCAAAAAGCTCATCATGAGTTCCGATACACGTCCTTGCTGAAGTATTGCAACAAGGTCAGCTTTCCGAGAATCGTGGAAAGGCGATGTGCAATCACAAGTGTTGTTCTACCAATCATAAACCTATCAAGTGCTTCTTGCACTAGCTTTTCTGACTTGGAGTCTAACGCACTTGTCGCCTCATCTAGGAGAAGAATTTCCGGGTTCATTATTTTGAGATAAATCATTATTTCTGttattaatttcattttcatttcttttagcCATATATTTTACTTAAAACTTCTAGAATTGGACTAGCAATGATGGTAACAACCCATGTTTGTATGCTAGTGTTAGATCTTAAATCAAATAATGTGATTCTTTTCACATGGCACAACCACCACAACCACAAATATGCATTTACTTGTTATTGTTTCTTTGAGACAAATGCAAAAATCTTCTTTTACCTAAACAGACACTTCAAAAATGGATGAAGCATTGGCTAACCTGTGTTTCACAACCTTCTGAAAGTTTGATAATGAAAGAACGAGCATTGGCTACTCTTAAAGCTTCCTCTTAAGAGTATGTTTTTTCTCATTGTTGTCACAAACAAAGCCGGTTCTTAGCTCACTAGTCATATTTGCTGTCTCAATCATTTTAACATCAAACTCTTAACATCATTCCTATCTAACAAAACTTGTCCTACGCACAATTTCTTCAATTAATTAGTGTCACATAACATATCATATCATATGGCCTTTAATTAATATGCATAACTTCAGTTCCagaatttttaacaaataagtAAACTACATACTAAATAAGAATGTAACTTTACTTAGCCATCACTCGAATCCAGTGATGAAATTTTAACTTTTGAGTTTACCTAATGAAGGGTAATAGAATCTCTCTATGAGGAACAAAACCGTGCTCCTTCCCAGACTTGCTTCTTCTGCCGTCGGCTACAACGAGCACAAGGAAGGCATGCAACTGAGTTCGAGATAGTAACAATACGGGAAACGACGACAATGACTAGTCTCAAGATCTTCGTCTGCCGTCCGGCGACGACGAGCGCAGGAGAGACGCACGAGCGCAACTGAACGCGAGAACCAGTGAATCacaaagagagatgagagagctCGAGTTTCATTGAGACATTGATGAGAGAAAGGAGATAGGACATAAGGCTAATGAACGACGtcgtattaaaaattaaaaaaaaaatgcctAATCCAGTTCAGATTATATAAACCGACCAGatcaaatcaaattgaatttaaaaaataaattattaaccggTTTTAGAAATTTAGTGATTGATGTTTTACctgcaaatagtatttttctttaacttctttgaatcaaaaatattttacctAATATTCATCACGCCACTTAACAGTGAACAATTGTGCGCTTAgaatatgataaaaaagaaaaagacaggAGATCAATTATACTATGAAACTTGGACAAATAATTTTCATAAAGTAAGAGCAATTAAGAAATCACTAGGAGACTAACAAACTAACCAATTATTACCGTTCATAACCGTCCACGCAACATAGTAGAGCAAGAGAAATGGTTACCTTTATTTTTCTccgataattttataaaaaagatatggtACATTATATTGCAAtacaaagaagaagagaaaactaTAAACCAAATGTTCAAACacaataagaattcatcaaagtTCAACACCACACTATCTACTTAACTAGCTTTTAGTTTTAGTCTCAAAGCCAAGGCTTAATATTTCTATCAAAGATGTCTGGTGCATAGGTTGActtaaagatcagaacaagcAATGGAAATTGCAACCAAATATATAAAGTAACCGGAACAGAGGCAAGCAGAGTCACAGGAATGACGATCCATGATCGGTTTTGGAGCATAAGGAAAAGAGAAGCACAAAACGCAGCCATCATGGTTGCAAGAGAGATGAACATGGTGGAAAGGCCTATGATGAGCTTTGTGGGCAGTGACTTGAGAAAATCATCCTCTGCATAGCGAGAAGTGAGGAGACCCAGAAACATAAGCAGTGAAGTTGTGGAAGAGAAGAGTGACACTGCATCTGATATTATAAACAATAGAAATaactttttatgcaagaaaattGGATATCCCTTGCTTTGGTCATTGCCACCGGGAACAGTGAAAGCAGCAGCAAAAGTGATGGTAGCTACAAGAGCTGCTACAACACCGCAAGAACTAGCTGTTTCTTTGGTCCATTTCTCACCTTCTTTCACCAAATTGGTATGTTGTTCTGTGAACAGTGCTCTGGGTGTCAAATTGTCATCGTTTAAACGTTCCCTTATCATAGGCGTCGTGATACTCTCCACTTCCTTAAACCACTGCAATTCTCTTTGCATCTGTAAAAGGGCCCCAGGAATTGGACTAAGTTGTGTGTAGCATGGAATTTCCAAAGTAATCTATGGAGGTTGAAAGAAAAGGTTTCGCACTAAGGCCATGAATAAGATTGTAAACGTTTGCTTGACGATACTCCACAGCGAGGGAAAATATGCGCCTCCTTTTTTCATCATGGATCGCATAAAGTGTAAAGTGCACCTTTAATGCTTCCACAATGAATACAGCATTCCCTCGTTTTGCTGCCTCAAATATCGCATTCCTTATTCCACTTTCTTGTATTTCTTTATCATTTAAAGGAGTCACTCCTCTACATGTAGCACGTAAGAGTGCAAGATATTGTTGGTGACCTAACTTTGCTTCGCGTATTTTCTTAATTCCTGTTGTATGcgtatcaaaaatttaaatattttcatgtgaaatttcatattattaaaagaatCTTAAAAAGGATTTCTTATGGTACCTAATAAATTGTCAATATTCCCAACCAATCCGAGCAGTAACCCTACATACACATCAtcgtaaaaaaataattagggaAAAAATGATACAAATGAAAATGCCAAAATTCGAGCAAACGTACAAGCTGAGTTCCATGACATATATATTTGCTAATTAACAATTACTCtaacaagaaaatatattaaGAAACAAAAATTAGGAATTGTTCAAGGAATCTGATGTAATAACTACTATtagaagttaaaattttttttcctataCAAAGAATTCAACTTTTGGTTCTTTAACGAATGTCTATAAAACTAAAAATCGGCGTAATCACAAATTCTTCGTTGTAGCAATGGACCGAAAAAAGGATTTGAaactgaaaagaaaaagtataaaaaggtaatttttaattagttaatattagtcaattttattttaaaatttataatttaagatttataatatttttagaaaattaactgagggaaaaaaataaaaaataaaataaaattaaaataaaactttgACCTACTTTCATACAACCATCTTTTCCAAGATGGGAATTGGCTTTTATCCCCAGCTCCCTGATCACGCATTGCTAATTTTGGACAATCCCTCGCCAAGTCCACAGCCACATCTAATTAATATGCACGCATCATTTAATTAGCCACATCTAAAAATTGTGTTAAATTACAGCCATTACCAAAAGGGATCGAGATGCAATTGTAATGTGATACTAAGTTACCATGAAAACAGTCCTCGTATTGCAATATATAACTGTCGTATAAttacaatttaaaatatttatgttaacaaaataataaaataagacaaGTTTTAGAGACCATTTATTTCAggaattttttactaaaataaaataaaaaaattattttttcttcaaatacgatttttgaactttaattcctcaaataagttttttttcttGGCATTGGGACAAGTTGGTCGCACCCCTAGCGAATTCTATACAAACTAACAAGTTCTTCGCACCGGGTGAACTTTGTAAAAATAATAGTCGTCTTATCCAGACGAACTCCActcaaatatatcaaaattcaCGTTTTTAATCCATATTATCGTTTTCAAAATAGAATATAGATCTCCAAACAGTATACAGGAGTACACAGAAATATACAGACAATAAGCATGGCTTcttcaaagattttttttattataaattaagaaaaacaaGCCATATTTAACCATGACAACCATTATCATAGTCTCCAAAAATACACATGTACACCTAAgtcatatttaacaaaaaaattaattataaattaaaaaaattatttcccaAAAATAAAATACGACTTATTTCTGTATACTCTTATACTCTTGTGTACTCTGTAGATGATAATAATAGTTACCATTGTTAACTTTCTAAACTCAATCTGATACATCTTAGTGGAGTTCGCCGGGTAAGGCGAACTTGCTCATTTTTATAGAGTTTGCCAGGAGTACTAGTAACTTGCTCAaacgacaaaaaaaaaatcgtatttaaaaaattaaaattcaaaaattgtgtttgaaaaaataataattttttattttattataatgaaaaaacctttatttcaataaaaattcaattaaattttgttaatttatataaaatttaaattaaactaaaattaaatatcaaaatgataaattttataattaatctcGAGTTACTATTTATGAAATATAATACATAAACTAATTGTAAGAAATTGACTGATgttcactaaaaaaaattagctccttagtattattttttaaattttatatactaaattataatattaaattttaaataagataCAGAAGAGGAGTCTGCAGAGTTAGAGAGGATATCTTCAgttgaagaaataaaaaatgcaatgTAGAATTGTGAATTGTTTAAGACACCTGGGTGTAATAGCTACAATTTGAACTTTGTTAAGAAGTGTTGGAAAGAAATTAGGTCTAACTTCACTAAGACTATCATGGATTTTTTTTTAGTCAAAAGTGCTACCACGATATTCTAAGGTTACTTGGGTGGTGTTGGCTCTGAAGTTTATTGGAGCTAGAGAGATCAAAGATCTTCGGCCAATTAGTATAATAGGATGTGTGTATAAGGTCATATTAAAGGTGTTAGTTCGGAGAATGCGGAGGGTAATGCCAGGATTAGTAGGAGAGACTCAAAGTATTTTTGTGAATGATAAGAAGATACATGATGGGACTTTAATTGTGTGTGAGACAGTGCAGTGGTTGAAGATGAGTAAGAAGAGGTCGGCGATAATCAAATTGAATTTCCAAAAAAACTTATGATAGAGTGAAGTGGACTTTTGTGGATATTGTACTTCAGAAGATGGGGTTTGGACAAAGATGGAGAGGGTGAATTAAAGAATGTGTTTGCACGGCGTCGATGTCGGTTATGATAAATGGGTCGCCTTCTAAATCTTTTAAGATGGAACGGGGCTTAAGGTAAGGTGATCCTCTTTCTCCAATCctatttgttcttgttgttgatgtCCTTTATATGATGGTAGGAGAGAGACAGTAAAAAATGGAAGGATTACTCTTCTGTTAGTTGGTAAGAACAATATTGAGTTATTCCACCTGCAATTTGCGGACGACACCATACTGTTTAATTTTGCCCACAGGAAGAGGAGACTATCAGGAACCACAAGTAGCTTCTACGATGTTTTGAGATGATGTCCGACTTgagtattaattttgataaatttagttTGATTTCGATTAATTGTGAGTAGGAGTGGGTACAAAGAATGTGTAGAGTGCTGGGGTGCAAAGAAGCTTCGCTACCAGTCAAATATTTGGGTATTTTTTTGAGAGCGAATCCTAGATTGGTCAAGACTTGAAAGACAATAATTGACAAAGTAAAAGAGAAGCTCAGGTTGTGAAAAGCTAAAACGATCAATAAAACTGGTAAACTAATCCTTATCAAATATGTGCTGCATAGCCTACCAGTTTACTACCGCAGCTTATATAAGATATCCATAGCAGTAGTAGAGAAGTTGGTCTCCTTGCAGAGGAGGTTCTTGTGGAATGGAGAGGATGGCAAGCGCAGAGTACCTTTGGTGAAGTGAAAAATTATGTAAGCTCCAAACAACTAGGAGGATTGGGAGTGGGTGATACAGTTGTTCGAAATGTAGCATTATtatttaagtggtggtggcAGCTTTCGAAGAAAGATTGTCTATTATGGAAAAAAATTGTGTACTTTTGCAATGATATGAACCCAAATATTCTACTCTCTGCTCAGCCTGTACTTAAAAAAAGGAGATTTATGGAGGGATATTTGTCAGCTATAAATAAAAGATCAAGGGATAAGATGGTCAGAGGGTTGTCTTTGGAGATAAGGAATGGGAGAAGAATTCAATTTTGGAAGGATAATTGGCTGGCCTGTGGTGTGCTGAAAGACATCTTTCCATGACTTTTCTCGATTTCAAACCAAATCGAATCTGTAATTAGAAATTATGGGTTCTAGGACGGGTTAGAGTGAATATGAAATTTTCAATGGAAAAGTTAACTGTTCCAATGAGAGTTGGAATTAGTGAATTAGATTTATGGGGTGCTACAATCTGTCAATTTAGCATTCGAGAGGGAGGACAGAATAATGTGAACATTTGATAGATCAGACATTTATTCTACTAACTCCTTTGTGCAGGTTTTGCAGGATGAAATATTCCCGGAGGACATCTCCAGTTATCGCTTCACGTGTTCCATTTGGAGGGGGTTGATTCCACTAAGAGTGGAGTTGTTCACCTGATTTGTGTTAGTTGGAAGGGTCAATACTAAGAATAGATTAAGCAGGTTTGGCATTGTTGGTCAAAATGATACTGATTATGTGTTTTGTAAAAAGGATTTTGAGAATGATTACCATTTATTTCTGGGTTGTGAATTTACTTGACAGGTGTGGTGTGCTTGGTTGTTCGCCTATAAGGAACGATGGTTTATTTCAGGAACAATTAAACAACATTTCGAGAGTTGGATAGGGACTCCTGCTAGGAAGGATGAACGCAATAGGTGGTTGATTGGTTTTTGTGCTATCATATGAAATACTTGGCTGGAAAGGAATGACATGATATTTAGGAATAGAAAAGCAGGCATTGCGGATGTCATTAATAGGTCGATTAAGAGCTACAAAGAATGGGCTGGTTTTGATTTTTCTAGTTGTTGATGACAATACCGAAAATGActacaatttaattttgtattttattaccTAATAACTTTGTACTTTCTAGCTGCTCCACCTTATTATGTTGagttttttgtttcaaaaaaaatgttatattctaaatctctaaaaaataaaagttaaaaaatatttttacaataaaaagtaactaatatTCCAACAATAATTAAGCTTAATTTCAATGAATAAAGTTGGGTTACATGATCAAGATAGAAGGATATTTGAAATGTACACATGAACTCACCACTACCAGCACTCCTTGCATAATTATCTCTGATGCTGTCATTAACTTCCGCAACGGGATTAACAACTTCATCTAGATTAAATTCATGGGCTAGGTGCACGTGGATCCC encodes the following:
- the LOC127741606 gene encoding ankyrin repeat-containing protein ITN1-like; the protein is MQRELQWFKEVESITTPMIRERLNDDNLTPRALFTEQHTNLVKEGEKWTKETASSCGVVAALVATITFAAAFTVPGGNDQSKGYPIFLHKKLFLLFIISDAVSLFSSTTSLLMFLGLLTSRYAEDDFLKSLPTKLIIGLSTMFISLATMMAAFCASLFLMLQNRSWIVIPVTLLASVPVTLYIWLQFPLLVLIFKSTYAPDIFDRNIKPWL